The segment ACGGTTACGAAAAAGTCAATCTGCTTTTTTTGCCTGATAAAATTTCCTTACTTGTTCTAAATTATAAGCAATCTGGGATTTAGGGAGTGAATTCAGGAATAATCTACCGTAGCCTTTTGTTTTAACTCTTGGGTCAAGGATAGCCACGACGCCAATATCATTTTTTCTTCGAATAAGTCTGCCAAAGCCCTGTCTGGTTTGAATGATTGCCTGTGGGACCTGATATGCCCAGAATGGATCAATTCCTTTTTCCCGTAAATATTCCATTTTTGCCTCGATAATGGGGTCATCCGGGACGGCAAAGGGCAATTTTGTAATCACCACACATTCTAAATCCTGACCAGGCACATCCACACCTTCCCAGAAGGTATTAGTTCCCCAGAGCACTGAGTTTTGATTTGATTTGAACTCTTCAATCATCCGTTGAGATGAGAATTCACCTTGCTTAAGATGATTAAAATCAGCAAATTTCTGCTCAATCTCATCAGATATTTTCCTTAACATTGCATAACTGGTGAAAAGCACAAATGTCCTACCTTGCATAATCTCCAAAAGTCCCTCGATTATCTTCCCTACATCATTATGATATTGAGCAGGTTCCAACTTGGGGTCTGCAATACCTGCGGGTAAGAAAAGAAGGACTTGCGATTGGAAATCAAAAGGGGACGAAAGTTGTAACTCATCACATTTATCACACCCTAATCGACTTTTGACAAACTCAAATGAATTGTTTGTAGTTAGAGTAGCCGATGTTAGAATTACTGTTCCAATGGAATCAAAGACAGCGTCTTTTAAACTTTCAGCAATATTAATCGGATTGGCGTGAAGGACTATTTTTATAAATCTATGTTTTTGAATAAGTTCAAGCCAATAAACATAATCTTCGGCTTGTTGACCAATAATAAGTTCTAAGGCATCTTTTATTGCCTGGGCTCGGGTTTGAAAGGCAAAAACCTCTAATTGGACTTCCGCATCCGTGATTTTCTCCTTTAATTTACCGAGATTGTAGATTAAAGATTCTAAAGGTTGGGTTAAAGGATTATCAATAAAATTTGCCTGCCTGAGCCTGACAACGAAGTTCAGTTCCTGTGAAGGAAATTTCAATAATATATTTGAGAAGAATTCATCCGCCGCATTTTTGACCTCAATCAGGGTTTTTTCTATCTTTTCTTTTATCTGGTCATTACCTTTGATTCGGGCTAAAATTCCCTTACCCGTGGTGGGATTATAAATAGAATCAAGCAAGAATTTAATTTGAGAATTTGAGACTTCGGCACCTAAGTAATTTGTGGCGACATCTTCTAAGTTATGCGCCTCATCAAACACAACGGCATCAAACTGCGGTAAAACCTGGTCGGCTGAGGCTATATTCGCAAAGAATAAATGGTGGTTGACAATCAGGATTTGAGAAGAGTATTGTTTTTTCCTGGCTTTATAATAATAACAATCATTAAAATGAAGACATTTTTTGCCCAGACACAGGTCAGGTTCCCGACAAAGCTTATTCCAGATTGCCGGGCTGGGTTCAAAAATCAACTCAGATTTTAACCCGGTTTGGGTTTTCTTTTG is part of the bacterium genome and harbors:
- a CDS encoding helicase C-terminal domain-containing protein — encoded protein: MQDYSKIFGQNGIIANHLKTYEYRPQQIEMSKRIDSAISNKNHLLVEAGTGTGKSLAYLVPFIYWATAEDKRIVISTYTKTLQQQLITQDLPFLKKILTVNFSFALCVGSNNYLCLRRAFQTQTQGLFETKEEVKEFKKISEWQKKTQTGLKSELIFEPSPAIWNKLCREPDLCLGKKCLHFNDCYYYKARKKQYSSQILIVNHHLFFANIASADQVLPQFDAVVFDEAHNLEDVATNYLGAEVSNSQIKFLLDSIYNPTTGKGILARIKGNDQIKEKIEKTLIEVKNAADEFFSNILLKFPSQELNFVVRLRQANFIDNPLTQPLESLIYNLGKLKEKITDAEVQLEVFAFQTRAQAIKDALELIIGQQAEDYVYWLELIQKHRFIKIVLHANPINIAESLKDAVFDSIGTVILTSATLTTNNSFEFVKSRLGCDKCDELQLSSPFDFQSQVLLFLPAGIADPKLEPAQYHNDVGKIIEGLLEIMQGRTFVLFTSYAMLRKISDEIEQKFADFNHLKQGEFSSQRMIEEFKSNQNSVLWGTNTFWEGVDVPGQDLECVVITKLPFAVPDDPIIEAKMEYLREKGIDPFWAYQVPQAIIQTRQGFGRLIRRKNDIGVVAILDPRVKTKGYGRLFLNSLPKSQIAYNLEQVRKFYQAKKAD